One window of the Staphylococcus equorum genome contains the following:
- a CDS encoding alpha-keto acid decarboxylase family protein, which translates to MKKRIGQYLMDCISAVGVDKVFGVPGDFNLTFLDDIISRDDMDWVGNTNELNASYAADGYARLKGISAMVTTFGVGELSAVNGIAGAYAERVPVIQITGAPTRAVENAGKYVHHSLGEGNFDDYRKMYEPITTTQAYLTPENAQSEIPRVIEAALTEKRPVHIHLPIDVASVEIEVDQPFEVPQHQGMDVAKYVNMIKEKLQSADKPVIITGHEINSFDLHEKLEQFVNQTQIPVAQLSLGKGSFNEENPYYMGIYDGSLAEEDIRNYVDQSDAILNIGAKLTDSATAGYSYQFDIDDVVMINHRHFKMNETKDMEVSLIDLLDGLNTINYVNGATFPQFQRPKENQYDLNGDPLSQATYFKMMQDFIKQDDVILAEQGTSFFGAYDLALYSNNKFIGQPLWGSIGYTLPATLGTQMANTQRRNLLLIGDGSLQLTVQEMSSMIRAQIKPIIFVINNDGYTVERKIHGENASYNDIKMWDYKLLPTVFGGKDEVIVHDVTTSETLQNTFLEIEAQPDMMHLVEVKMAVHDAPHKLNAIGQAFAKQNG; encoded by the coding sequence ATGAAAAAACGTATAGGACAATATTTAATGGACTGCATCAGCGCTGTAGGCGTCGATAAAGTATTCGGTGTGCCAGGTGACTTTAATCTGACTTTTCTAGATGATATTATTAGTCGCGATGATATGGACTGGGTTGGTAACACAAATGAATTAAATGCTAGTTATGCGGCTGATGGCTATGCGCGCTTAAAAGGGATAAGTGCAATGGTAACAACATTTGGTGTAGGAGAACTCAGTGCTGTTAACGGTATTGCTGGTGCATATGCTGAACGTGTGCCGGTTATTCAAATTACCGGTGCGCCTACAAGAGCAGTAGAAAATGCAGGGAAGTATGTGCATCATTCCTTAGGAGAAGGAAATTTTGATGACTACAGAAAAATGTATGAACCGATTACGACGACACAAGCGTATCTTACGCCTGAAAATGCCCAGTCAGAAATTCCTAGAGTAATTGAAGCTGCATTAACTGAAAAACGCCCAGTGCATATACATTTACCAATTGACGTAGCAAGCGTAGAAATTGAAGTAGACCAACCGTTTGAAGTGCCACAACATCAGGGGATGGATGTTGCTAAATATGTGAATATGATCAAAGAAAAGTTACAAAGTGCGGATAAACCAGTCATAATCACAGGCCATGAGATTAATAGTTTCGATTTACATGAAAAGCTTGAACAATTTGTGAATCAAACGCAAATTCCTGTAGCACAATTATCATTAGGCAAAGGTTCGTTTAATGAAGAAAACCCATATTACATGGGTATTTATGATGGCTCTTTAGCAGAAGAAGATATTAGAAATTACGTGGATCAAAGTGATGCAATTTTAAATATTGGAGCGAAATTAACAGATTCTGCAACTGCAGGATATTCGTATCAATTTGATATTGATGATGTCGTTATGATTAATCATCGTCACTTTAAAATGAATGAAACGAAAGATATGGAAGTATCACTTATCGATTTATTGGATGGCTTAAATACAATTAATTACGTTAATGGCGCAACGTTCCCTCAATTTCAACGTCCTAAAGAAAATCAATACGATTTGAATGGAGATCCTTTATCTCAAGCAACTTATTTCAAAATGATGCAAGATTTTATTAAGCAAGACGACGTGATATTAGCTGAACAAGGCACATCATTCTTTGGTGCTTATGATTTAGCGTTATACAGTAACAATAAATTTATAGGACAGCCATTATGGGGGTCAATTGGTTATACTTTACCAGCGACACTGGGTACGCAGATGGCGAACACACAGCGTAGAAATTTATTATTAATTGGAGACGGTTCCTTACAATTAACAGTACAAGAAATGTCTTCGATGATCAGAGCGCAAATCAAGCCGATTATTTTTGTTATCAATAATGATGGTTATACAGTAGAACGTAAAATTCATGGAGAAAATGCGTCATACAACGATATTAAAATGTGGGATTATAAATTATTACCAACAGTCTTCGGTGGAAAAGATGAAGTCATTGTGCACGATGTGACAACGAGTGAAACACTACAAAATACATTCCTCGAAATCGAGGCACAACCAGACATGATGCATCTAGTTGAAGTGAAGATGGCAGTACATGACGCACCACATAAATTAAATGCAATTGGCCAAGCATTTGCCAAACAAAATGGTTAA
- a CDS encoding NADH-dependent flavin oxidoreductase, whose protein sequence is MKTHYQALFEPLTLPNGVVFNNRFVLSPMTTNSSTQDGHITEQDLRYAQRRAHAAPLQVTGAAYIEPYGQLFEYGFSITDDSCIPGLKKLATAMKKNGNKAILQLTHAGRFSNQAILNYGQVYGPSAMSLNSPIQHDVLAMSIDKITSVTHQYAEATSRAIQAGFDGVEVSAAQRLLIQTFFSTFSNQRTDQYGNQSLDNRARIGLEILAAVQKVIDKEAPPQFILGYRATPEETRGSDVGYTIDEFNEHLDWVLDTANIQYLAIASWGRQIYQNKVRSDGKHTGKYVNAVVHDYLDGRIPVIASGGINSPESALDALQHADMVGMSSPFVTEPDFVLKLQEDRPEDIDLHVTIDDIDELAIPYAAFKDIVKMMDYGEGLKKETRDELRKLETNYDQVDYEAIEKD, encoded by the coding sequence ATGAAAACTCATTATCAAGCATTATTCGAACCATTAACATTACCCAATGGCGTCGTCTTCAATAACCGTTTTGTGCTATCACCTATGACTACGAATTCCTCAACACAAGACGGACATATTACTGAGCAAGACTTACGCTATGCACAACGCCGGGCACACGCTGCGCCCTTACAAGTAACAGGTGCAGCCTATATTGAACCTTATGGTCAATTATTTGAATATGGTTTTAGTATCACTGATGACAGTTGTATACCTGGTTTAAAAAAATTAGCAACTGCAATGAAAAAAAATGGCAATAAAGCCATTTTACAACTGACTCACGCAGGAAGATTTTCAAATCAAGCCATCTTAAATTATGGCCAAGTTTATGGCCCAAGCGCTATGTCCTTAAATTCTCCTATTCAACATGACGTTCTAGCTATGTCTATAGATAAAATCACCTCTGTAACGCATCAATATGCGGAGGCAACTTCTCGTGCTATACAAGCTGGTTTTGATGGTGTAGAAGTTTCAGCTGCCCAACGCTTACTTATACAAACATTTTTCTCTACTTTTTCTAATCAACGTACAGATCAATACGGAAATCAAAGTTTAGATAATCGTGCTCGTATCGGGTTGGAAATACTAGCTGCTGTACAAAAAGTCATTGATAAAGAAGCACCACCACAATTTATTTTAGGCTATCGCGCTACACCTGAGGAAACACGAGGGAGTGATGTGGGTTATACAATAGACGAATTCAACGAACATCTGGATTGGGTATTAGATACAGCGAATATACAATATTTAGCAATCGCAAGTTGGGGACGTCAAATTTATCAAAACAAAGTCCGTTCTGACGGCAAGCACACAGGAAAATATGTCAATGCTGTCGTCCATGATTACCTTGATGGTAGAATTCCTGTCATCGCTAGTGGCGGTATTAATTCACCTGAAAGTGCGCTTGATGCTTTACAACATGCAGATATGGTGGGGATGTCGTCTCCATTTGTGACGGAACCAGATTTTGTCTTAAAATTACAAGAAGACCGTCCAGAGGATATTGATTTACATGTAACCATCGACGATATTGATGAACTCGCAATCCCGTACGCGGCGTTTAAAGATATCGTTAAAATGATGGACTACGGCGAAGGGTTAAAAAAAGAAACCCGTGACGAGTTACGTAAACTTGAAACAAACTATGATCAAGTAGATTATGAAGCAATAGAAAAAGATTAA
- a CDS encoding ketopantoate reductase family protein, which translates to MKILIYGAGVQGQFLAHALNTKDNDITMFARGKTLEHLNQKGLKLQHSLQRKTTNEHITTISTLSEHDIYDVIFVTMKYSDFYNVVPTLAQNKSENIIFIGNNMNPKLLQSTLTQQSNHLKHITFGFLMTGGSREASHTNILRFNAGELKVGNMHGEITFSDKLNSIFKNAKIKLTYEQNFEDWLMSHAALVLPLNMLFILKQNQNTNAQTLTKETIAAFTELHQLLEHKGHTIKPKAQFIIFKNFKGLSNIVLKTVMNIGLINQTQGSFKELEALYNDVKVLNQNTALTTSHLDALFEASKSVS; encoded by the coding sequence ATGAAAATTTTAATATATGGTGCAGGTGTACAGGGACAATTTTTAGCTCACGCACTAAATACCAAAGATAATGACATTACAATGTTTGCACGTGGAAAAACTTTAGAGCACTTGAATCAAAAAGGTTTGAAACTTCAGCATTCATTGCAAAGAAAAACGACAAATGAACATATAACAACGATAAGTACACTTTCAGAACATGATATTTATGATGTTATTTTTGTAACTATGAAATATTCAGATTTTTACAATGTCGTACCAACATTAGCTCAAAACAAAAGTGAAAACATTATTTTCATTGGAAATAACATGAATCCTAAATTACTACAAAGCACATTGACGCAACAGAGTAATCACCTTAAGCATATCACTTTCGGCTTTTTAATGACTGGTGGTTCAAGAGAAGCAAGCCATACTAATATTTTAAGATTTAATGCTGGAGAGCTCAAAGTAGGAAACATGCATGGAGAAATTACATTCTCAGACAAACTAAATTCAATATTTAAAAATGCGAAAATCAAACTAACTTATGAACAGAACTTTGAAGATTGGTTGATGTCACACGCTGCTTTAGTCTTACCTTTAAACATGCTATTTATTCTAAAACAAAACCAAAACACTAACGCGCAGACGTTAACCAAAGAAACGATAGCTGCTTTTACTGAACTACATCAATTGTTAGAACACAAAGGCCATACTATAAAACCAAAAGCACAGTTTATTATATTTAAAAATTTCAAAGGATTATCCAATATAGTATTAAAAACAGTTATGAACATTGGCCTCATCAATCAAACACAAGGTTCTTTTAAAGAGCTTGAAGCACTTTATAACGATGTTAAAGTACTCAATCAAAATACAGCACTAACTACAAGTCATCTAGATGCTCTATTTGAAGCGAGCAAATCCGTCAGTTAA
- a CDS encoding ketopantoate reductase family protein: MVKIAIAGAGAMGGRVGTQIAEAGYDVTLIDYWTEHITNIQQHGLNIQTEKDTYHINIKAQLPEQIDEQYDLIIILTKAMDSEAMIEALNEANAIKETTAVLTMMNGLGHEERFAKIIPKSQIFLAVTMWTAGLRGPGQILLEGTGTIELQRADGGEDYRTEAINTIFNNAKLNSTISDNVFESIWSKATLNSVLNPLCTILDKTINQFSLYEQARQMVIPIIEEIVAVAHARGLELNFENLINKIEAAYPIESQGLHYPSMHQDLYKGRLTEIDYLNGQIVTYGKACGVATPHNEMLTHMIHQLELTYKK; this comes from the coding sequence ATGGTTAAGATAGCAATTGCAGGGGCAGGAGCAATGGGTGGTCGTGTTGGGACGCAAATTGCCGAAGCAGGATATGATGTAACTTTAATAGATTATTGGACAGAACATATTACAAATATTCAGCAACATGGCTTGAATATACAAACCGAAAAAGATACATATCATATTAATATCAAAGCGCAGTTGCCAGAACAAATCGATGAACAATATGATTTGATTATCATTTTAACAAAAGCGATGGATTCAGAAGCAATGATTGAGGCGTTGAATGAAGCTAATGCGATTAAAGAAACAACGGCGGTATTAACAATGATGAATGGCTTAGGACATGAAGAACGTTTTGCCAAAATCATACCGAAATCACAAATATTTTTAGCAGTAACGATGTGGACAGCAGGTTTAAGAGGGCCTGGACAAATACTGTTAGAAGGTACAGGAACAATAGAACTGCAGCGCGCAGACGGTGGGGAAGACTATCGTACAGAAGCGATTAATACAATTTTTAATAATGCAAAATTAAATTCTACAATCAGTGATAATGTCTTTGAATCTATATGGTCAAAAGCTACATTGAACAGTGTACTGAATCCATTATGCACGATCTTAGATAAAACAATAAACCAATTTTCACTATATGAACAAGCACGACAAATGGTTATTCCTATTATTGAAGAAATCGTGGCTGTGGCTCATGCACGAGGACTAGAACTCAATTTTGAAAATTTAATTAACAAAATTGAAGCTGCTTATCCAATTGAATCACAAGGTTTACATTATCCATCAATGCATCAAGATTTATATAAAGGGCGGCTAACAGAAATAGATTATTTAAATGGACAAATTGTTACATACGGTAAAGCCTGTGGTGTGGCGACACCACATAATGAAATGCTGACACATATGATTCATCAATTAGAATTAACATATAAAAAATAG
- a CDS encoding TetR/AcrR family transcriptional regulator translates to MDKRKEKSQKLIIRSFVELIREKDFDKISMNDIAQHANINRGTIYLNFIDKYDILDHAIDYILGAAVDKCNIYLAESGDNKETLREVMYVIDDKYDILKTLVKKSDLNMLKQTLSKKMRDTINKQNSEITAQFLSSAVVGVIIWWIEESKPCDIDTLVGELSVLLEPHLKHL, encoded by the coding sequence ATGGATAAACGAAAAGAAAAATCCCAAAAACTTATTATTCGTAGCTTTGTTGAACTGATTAGAGAAAAAGACTTTGATAAAATATCAATGAATGATATTGCTCAACATGCCAATATAAATAGAGGTACCATTTATTTGAATTTTATAGATAAGTACGACATTTTAGACCATGCAATTGATTATATTTTGGGCGCAGCAGTGGATAAATGCAATATTTATCTTGCAGAATCAGGAGATAATAAAGAAACGTTGCGTGAAGTCATGTACGTGATTGACGATAAGTACGATATTTTGAAAACTTTGGTTAAAAAGTCAGATCTTAATATGCTTAAGCAAACATTATCAAAGAAAATGCGCGACACCATAAATAAACAAAACAGTGAAATTACTGCCCAGTTTTTATCTTCTGCTGTAGTAGGCGTTATTATATGGTGGATTGAAGAATCAAAACCGTGTGATATAGATACTTTAGTAGGAGAACTTTCTGTATTATTGGAGCCACATTTAAAGCACTTGTAA
- a CDS encoding MarR family winged helix-turn-helix transcriptional regulator — MESNNNDYENLLFYFAYKTFINTADEIIEAYGLNRQHHRFLFFIEKVPGITIKDLLKSLEISKQGSHATLKKLKDEAYITEQPTETDKRIKALYPTEKGTKLVKELNKAQNDLFQDIQKKVGNDWYAIMEEFASYRTGFQEVKYLKDENKKD; from the coding sequence ATGGAAAGTAATAATAATGATTATGAGAATTTGTTATTTTATTTTGCTTACAAAACGTTTATAAATACAGCAGATGAAATTATTGAAGCATATGGCTTAAATAGACAACATCATAGGTTCTTATTTTTTATCGAAAAAGTACCTGGAATTACAATAAAAGATTTATTGAAAAGTTTAGAGATTTCTAAACAAGGCAGTCATGCAACGTTGAAAAAATTAAAAGATGAGGCATATATCACTGAACAACCAACCGAAACGGATAAACGTATTAAAGCCTTGTACCCCACAGAAAAAGGAACCAAATTAGTAAAAGAACTTAATAAGGCACAAAATGATTTATTTCAAGATATACAGAAAAAAGTTGGCAATGATTGGTATGCCATAATGGAAGAATTTGCTTCTTATCGTACAGGATTTCAAGAAGTAAAATATTTAAAAGACGAGAATAAGAAAGATTAA